The following proteins are encoded in a genomic region of Desulfurococcaceae archaeon:
- a CDS encoding indolepyruvate oxidoreductase subunit beta, with protein MKITNILIASVGGQGGLTLARVLAVAATLEGLQVRTGETLGMAQRYGSVVSYVRIGEEVYSPIFSPGDADYLLGLELYETLRNIHYLKPGGKLIAANEYRPPYSVSFNTPESSRDDVIQRLKSLAPGALIVPARKTAVESGNPRALNMVVLGAFIKMSGILKTSNVEEAIGLVISKRAIKPSLLAFRKGLELI; from the coding sequence ATGAAAATCACGAATATACTCATAGCCTCTGTTGGTGGCCAGGGCGGTTTAACCCTCGCCAGGGTTCTAGCGGTGGCGGCAACGCTGGAGGGGTTACAGGTTAGAACGGGGGAAACTCTCGGAATGGCTCAAAGGTATGGGAGCGTCGTCAGCTATGTGAGGATAGGTGAAGAGGTTTACTCGCCAATATTTAGCCCAGGAGACGCGGACTACTTACTCGGCCTAGAACTCTACGAGACGTTGCGGAACATCCACTACCTCAAACCCGGCGGGAAGCTCATCGCGGCTAACGAGTATAGGCCACCGTACTCAGTGAGCTTCAACACCCCGGAGAGTAGCCGAGATGACGTAATTCAAAGGTTAAAGTCCTTGGCACCCGGAGCGCTAATAGTACCAGCTAGAAAAACAGCAGTTGAATCGGGAAATCCGAGGGCCTTAAACATGGTGGTTCTTGGTGCGTTTATAAAGATGTCGGGGATTTTGAAAACGAGCAACGTTGAAGAGGCTATAGGGTTAGTCATATCGAAGCGCGCTATTAAGCCCTCGCTACTAGCGTTTAGAAAGGGACTAGAATTAATTTAA
- the iorA gene encoding indolepyruvate ferredoxin oxidoreductase subunit alpha encodes MSLLAPPGTRLALMGNEAIARGIIEAGTKVVTGYPGTPSSEVIMALQRYSSHLVDMYVEWAVNERVAFEVAYGVAITGLRAMATMKAPGLNVASDPVLSAAYSGVDGGLVVLVADDPGPHTTQTEQDSRWYAKLAKLPMISPSSPQEAKDYTKIAFDLSEELSLPVILRTTTRVNHAVGDVVLGEVRRLNREPRFTKNPPRFVRAGMKWNLERHKWLDDQLARVEIAAEKYDLNKVEGSGDVCVVTEGVAYNYVKEIAVERGLNARIVKLGLLYPLPARFLTKTLAGCKEIIVVEELDPYLEEGLKALLFEMGLNAPVRGKLTGHTPLEGELNKHIVERALGVHAKATELPQVQVPPRPPPLCPGCPHRFSFLALKIAISRRRLKLSDVPIIGDIGCYALSVYPPIDMLWTEHSMGASISMAAGIKIAGFKEPVVAVIGDSTFYHAGIPSLIEAVNKKVNLLVLILDNGVVAMTGHQSTPAWKVSETGREVKSIPIEDVVRAIGPDNVVVVDPYNFDEMIGILEDMLSKPGVNVVIARHPCALLEVRTQGAALRYYVEKDLCRGCKACLASTGCPAIFMEAGKAVIIEEDCNGCGICARFCAFKAIKPVKVVE; translated from the coding sequence ATGAGCCTCCTGGCGCCCCCGGGAACCAGGCTCGCCCTAATGGGTAACGAGGCCATTGCGCGTGGTATCATAGAAGCGGGCACGAAGGTTGTTACCGGGTACCCCGGTACGCCTTCTAGCGAAGTTATAATGGCTCTTCAAAGGTACAGTAGTCACCTTGTTGACATGTACGTAGAGTGGGCAGTAAACGAGCGCGTTGCATTCGAGGTAGCTTATGGGGTTGCAATTACCGGGCTACGAGCTATGGCAACCATGAAAGCACCGGGCCTAAACGTGGCGTCAGATCCTGTTCTTTCCGCGGCATACTCCGGCGTGGACGGCGGCCTCGTAGTACTGGTCGCCGACGATCCGGGACCCCACACCACGCAAACCGAGCAGGACAGTAGGTGGTACGCGAAATTGGCTAAGTTACCGATGATCTCGCCATCAAGCCCCCAGGAGGCCAAGGACTATACCAAGATAGCCTTTGATCTAAGCGAAGAGTTGAGCTTACCTGTAATACTGAGGACTACCACGAGGGTAAACCACGCTGTGGGAGACGTAGTGCTCGGCGAGGTGAGGAGGCTGAACCGGGAGCCCAGGTTCACAAAAAACCCTCCCAGGTTTGTGAGAGCCGGCATGAAGTGGAACCTTGAAAGGCATAAATGGCTTGACGACCAGCTGGCGCGCGTGGAGATAGCGGCGGAAAAGTACGACCTAAACAAGGTCGAGGGATCCGGCGATGTCTGTGTGGTTACGGAGGGTGTAGCGTATAACTACGTGAAGGAGATTGCAGTAGAACGTGGTTTAAACGCGAGAATCGTTAAGCTAGGCCTTTTATATCCGCTTCCTGCAAGGTTCTTAACGAAGACGCTAGCCGGGTGCAAGGAGATAATAGTGGTCGAGGAGCTGGATCCCTACCTCGAAGAAGGCTTGAAGGCGCTACTCTTTGAAATGGGCTTGAATGCCCCAGTGAGGGGGAAGCTCACAGGCCACACGCCGCTGGAAGGTGAGCTGAATAAGCATATCGTCGAGAGAGCTCTTGGAGTACACGCAAAGGCCACCGAACTACCCCAAGTACAGGTGCCTCCAAGGCCCCCGCCTCTATGCCCTGGGTGCCCCCACAGATTCTCATTCTTAGCGCTAAAGATCGCGATTTCTAGGAGGAGGTTAAAACTCAGTGACGTCCCCATAATAGGCGACATAGGTTGCTACGCCCTTTCGGTATATCCTCCCATAGACATGTTGTGGACAGAGCACAGTATGGGAGCGAGCATATCAATGGCTGCAGGTATAAAAATCGCCGGCTTCAAAGAGCCTGTCGTAGCGGTTATTGGGGATTCTACGTTTTACCACGCTGGAATACCGTCATTAATTGAAGCGGTAAACAAGAAGGTTAACTTACTAGTCCTCATACTCGACAACGGCGTAGTCGCGATGACCGGCCACCAATCCACTCCCGCGTGGAAAGTGAGCGAGACTGGAAGAGAGGTGAAGTCCATTCCAATAGAAGATGTAGTGAGGGCCATCGGGCCAGATAACGTGGTCGTAGTAGATCCATACAACTTCGACGAGATGATCGGCATCCTCGAAGACATGCTATCGAAGCCGGGTGTAAACGTTGTCATAGCTAGGCATCCGTGCGCGCTACTAGAAGTTAGAACGCAGGGCGCCGCTCTCAGGTACTACGTTGAAAAAGATCTGTGCAGAGGGTGTAAAGCGTGCTTGGCATCTACGGGTTGCCCTGCCATATTCATGGAAGCTGGTAAGGCCGTGATAATCGAAGAGGATTGTAACGGCTGCGGAATTTGCGCCAGGTTCTGTGCATTTAAAGCGATTAAGCCGGTGAAGGTGGTGGAATGA
- a CDS encoding transcriptional regulator, producing MSRDQLIGWLLVAISIVVIVAYAWLMLFGDFWVWLTKLTLIVAVVAVFGILGWIGYTLATTPPPKPIEEIEREIEEELKKLEEEAKQSEASKGSR from the coding sequence ATGAGTAGAGATCAGCTGATAGGGTGGCTGCTCGTAGCAATATCCATAGTCGTGATCGTCGCGTACGCGTGGTTAATGCTCTTTGGCGATTTCTGGGTCTGGTTAACGAAGTTAACTCTCATAGTTGCAGTAGTCGCCGTTTTCGGCATACTGGGGTGGATTGGTTACACGCTTGCCACGACACCTCCGCCCAAACCTATTGAAGAAATAGAAAGGGAGATCGAGGAAGAGTTGAAGAAGCTTGAAGAGGAGGCTAAGCAGTCTGAGGCATCTAAGGGTAGCCGGTAG
- a CDS encoding 30S ribosomal protein S27e: protein MKKRKLLIPMPKSRFYKVVCKNCGAENVVFDHATFPGKCKVCGTQLVEPTGGKARIVNAEIVAELG from the coding sequence GTGAAGAAGAGAAAGCTACTTATACCAATGCCCAAGAGCAGGTTCTACAAGGTAGTCTGCAAAAACTGCGGTGCTGAAAATGTAGTCTTCGACCACGCTACCTTTCCCGGAAAGTGCAAGGTTTGTGGAACACAGCTCGTTGAACCTACCGGGGGTAAGGCGAGGATCGTTAACGCAGAGATCGTTGCCGAGCTCGGTTAG